From the genome of Streptomyces sp. NBC_00523:
CCGACGACGACAACCGCCGCGTTCTGGCCGTCCTGGCGTATCTGGACCGGGGTTAGCTGCTGGTGAGGTGCAGGGTGGTGGCGCCCAGGTGCGGCTTCGCGCGGGACTCCAGTACCTTGACGCGGACCGCCGTGGCGGTGACGGCCCCGGGCAGCGGCAGGATGCGTTCGTGGCCGATGGTGGTGCCCTCGGCGATCCGCTGCCAGGCGCCGTTCACCCTGACCTCGACGGCGAACTTCTCCACCCGCTGACCGTGCCGGATGTCCTCGCGGACGGCGACGCGGTCGAAGGTGTACGGGCCGGGGCCGTGCGCCCGTACGTCGGTGCCGTAGATCCGGCGCACGTCGGCACCGAAGGCGGTCAGCCGGCTGACGTCCTCGGCGGCGATGCGGCCGTCGGGGGCGGGCGGGACGTTGAGCAGGAGCGAGGCGTTGCGGCCGACGCTCTTCTCGTACAGGTCCATCAACTGCGCGGCCGTCTTGGGCTGTTCGTTCTCGTGGTAGAACCAGCCGGGCCGGTTGGAGACGTCCGCCTCGGCCGGATACCACTGGAGGTAGTTGATCTCCGGTCCGAGGAGCCGGGCGCGGGAGCCGATGTCGGGGTCGGTGGAGTCGTTGGGCAGCGAGCCGAGCCCGGTCCAGGGGTCGGTGACGTGCGGGGTGACGCTCCACTCGGTCTCGCGGGCGGTGCCGTTCTCGTTGCCGACCCAGCGCACGCCCTGGGGGCCCTGGAAGACGACGGTGTCCGGCGAGAGCGCCTTGACCATGTCGAACCACTGCTTGACGTCGTACTTCTGCGTGATGCCGGAGCCGGACCAGGGGTTGGCGCCGTCGAGCCACAGCTCCTCGACGGGGCCGTACTGGGTGAAGATCTCGTAGAGCTGGTTGAGGTAGTACGCGTCGTAGTCGTCGGCCCGCACCTGGAAGCTGGGCAGCCTGCCGCTCTTCACACGGGCGGCGCGGTCGTCGCCGGGGACGAGGGTGGGGATGGTGCGCGCGGTGACGGGGCTGCCGTTGCCGAAGCGGCCCTGGCCCGCCGGGGCGCGGTCGCCGTCCTCCAGGGCCATGCGCTCGGGCAGGGAGAGCGCCTGTCCGGCGGCCTCCTTGGCGCGGATCTTCTCGACCCACTCGGCGTGCCAGGCGTGCGGGAGTTCGGCGCCGTCGGAGGGCGAGAGGTAGAAGCCGACCTTCAGCCCGGCCTTGCGGGCGGCCTTCACATAGGCGGCGACGACATCGGGGTTGCCGGGGCTGAGGGCGACCGAGTGGTCGGTGTAGCGGCTGGGGTAGAGCACGAAGCCGTCGTGGTGCTTGACGGTGAGCATGACCTGTTCGGCCCCGGCGGCCTTGTAGGCACGCATCCACTGGTCGGCGTCGATGGCGTCGGGCGCGAACAGCTTCTCGTCCTCGGTGCCCGAGCCCCACTCGCGGCCGGTGAAGGTGTTCATGCCGAAGTGCGTGAAGGCGGTGACCTCCCTTTGCTGCCAGGCGAGTTGCCCGGCGGTGGGGACGACGTTCGCCGCCTTCTCGATGATCCGCGCGGGGCTGTCGCAGTCCTCCACCGTCATCTGCGAGGCGGGCTTCACGGGCCCCCGGCACGCACCCGCCGCGGCGGACGGCCCGGGCGCGGCCTGGTGCGCGGTGGCGGTGACGGGGATGAGCGCGGCGGCCGCCGCCAGTGCGAGCGCGCTGAGCACCTGGGTGTGTCGTGCCATGGTTCCCTCTCCTTCACGACCCATAAGTGGTCGGATCTCTCGGGTGCCGACGCGTGCATGCTGCCGCAGAGAGGGCCCCACGGATAGGGCGCGGACGCCATACGTCCTATGTCTGGCGAGAGAAGTCCAAGTCGCCGGGACTGCGCTCAGCCGTTGAACCAGGCCGCCACATCGAGCCGGAAGGCGCCGTCCGGGGCCATCGCGCGCAGGTCGTCCTCCAGGGCGCGGACCCGTTCGGCGCCCAGGGTCCGAACCCACTCGGCCCGCAGCCGGTCAAAGCCCTCGGCGGACCGCCGGAGCACGTCGATGCCCCGCGCGGTCAGCAGGACCAGCTTGCGGCGCCCGTCGGCCGGGTCGTCGGCGCGCTCCACGTAACCGAGGCTCTCCAGCCGGTCGACGGTCTTGCCCGCGGCCTGTTTGGAGACGCCGAGGCGGCGGCCGATCTCACTGGCGGTCGCACCCTCCACGCCCACGGCCTGGAGCGCGTAGCCGTACGCGGGCCGCATGTCCGGGTGTCCCTGCTCGGCGAGCTCGCGGTGGAGCGCGTCGATGACCGTACGGAAACCGGCGAACAGCAGAAGGGGCAGCTCGAAGCCCCTGCCGACCTCCCCGGGACGCACTTCTCCACGGCCGCCCACCCGCTCAGCCATTGCGAAACTCGACAACCTGGTTTACGTTTTGTTCGTCAATCATGTTGTCGAGTTTAGCCGAGAGGTCCCACCATGCCCGCGACCGCCTTCCCCGACCACACCCTCGAATCGGCCCCCGCCGCCGCCAAGTCCGGCCTCACCGCCATCGCGCAGAAGCAGGGCTTCCTGCCGTCCGCCGCCGCCCGCATGGCCACCTCCCCCGAGGTGCTGAGCGGCTTCCTCCGGCTGAACGCGCTCTTCGAGGCCACCACCCTGGACCGGCTCTCGCGCGAGGTCCTGAGCATGACCATGGCCACCCGGAACGACTGCCACGTCTGCGTGGCGATCCACACCGGGATCCTCACCGCTCTGGACGCCGAGCCCGCCCTCATCGCCGCCCTCCGCGAGGGCATCCCGCTCCCGGACGAACGCCTCGAAGCCCTGCGGCGGTTCACCCTGGCCGTCCTCGCCGCGAACGGGGCCGTGGACGACGCGGCGATCGAGGCGTTCACGGCCCACGGCTACACCGCGCGCAACGCGCTGGAGGTCACGCTCGGCATCGCCACCTACACCCTGTCCACCTTCGCCAACCGGATGACCGGCGCCCCGGTCGACGGCCCGCTGGCCCGGTTCGCCTGACGCCCGCCGGTCCCCCGGCGGAGGGGCCCCGGAGTGACCATCGCACCATTCGCTCGTTCAGCTGAATGTGCGCCCACCGTCAGAGCTACCGCAGGCCCTCGCCCCGGCCGACGCGGAACAGGCCGAGGCCGCGCTGGTCGAGCACTACCCGCGGCTGGTGCGGATCGGCTACCTCCTGCTGCCGCCCTCGCCGGGCCGCACCCGTCGGGTGTTCGCCGCCCACGCCCTCGCCCAGCGCTCCCTCCAGGCCGCCCACCGCGCCCGGCCCGCCGCCGTCCCCCTCCCCCGCCGCACCGGCGACGCCGACCCCGCGTACACCTACGTGCGGCGCCAGGTGCTGCGCCGGGTGCTGGCGGCGGGGCGCACCCGGCGCCTCCGGTTCCGGCCGCGCCGCGCCGCCCTGCCGCCCGTCCTGCCGTCGGCATGGGGCCTGCGCCTGCTCCCGCGCCCCGGGGGCGCCGGTGAACTCGCCCTGGAACGGGAGCTGGCGGCGCTCACCGCCCCCGCCCGGGCCGCGTTCGTCCTGCGCGGCCTGGAGGGGCTCGCGGACGGGGAGGTCCGGCGGGAGCTGGCCGCCGCCGGGGTCGCCGATCCGCACGCGGCCCTGACGGAGGCGGACGGGGTGCGGGCGAGCCCCGCGCTCCTGGGCTCCCCGGAGTTCGACCCCTGCTCGCTCCAGGCCCGGCCGCCCGATCTGCCGGGCCGCCGCAGACGCGCCCGCACCGCGCTGGCGGCCGTCGCCGCGCTCCTGGTGTGCGGGGCGCTGCTCGGGCTGCCCGGCGGCGGCTGGGGGCACGGCGGGCTGACCGCCCCGTCGTACGCGCGCAACCCGGCCGCCGAAGCGGCCCTGGACCCGGGCGCGTTGCGCCGGGTGCCCGCGACGTACTGGCTCCACTCGGCGCGTACGGACTTCACCTCCTGGCCCACGCGCGGCGACCGCACCCAGGACACCCGGCTGCTGCGGCGCGCGCTCGCGGTCTGGGCCCGTCCCGGCGCCGGGGTCCGGACCTCGGCAACACCCGGCACGCCCACGGGCCCGCCGATGGGCGCTCCGCAACTGCTGTACGCGGGTGAGGTCGGGGACTCCGCGGTGGTGCTGTTCCACGACGGGCTGCGCGTCGTGCGGTACGCCGAGCCGCGCAACGCCGACCCCGCGCTGGGCGCCGCCCTCGACTTCGCCCGGGTGGACGGGGCGGACGAGGGGTCGTCGGGCGCGCTGGTGGTGGCCAGGACCGGGGACGGGGTGCGGTATCTGACGGCTCCCTGGGTGCGGGAGGCCCGGGTGCGGGACCTGCTCGCGCCGGACCGGGCGCCCCGCCCGCTGGACCGCTCCCCGGACGGGGTGACCGGCCCGCTGGCGGACCCGGCGGCGGGCTCCGGCTGCCGGTCCTGGGAGGCGGTCGAGCTGGCCGGGGGCTCCTCGGCGCGGCTGGTCACGGATCTGGGCGAGCTCGCCCCGGCCCGGCTGACCTACGGCACCCCGGGCAGCCCGCACGACGTCACGGGGCGGGCCGGGCGGGAGAGCTGGGCGCGCACCGCGTGCCTGCTGCGGGAGGTCCGCTCGCACGGGGTGCGGTCGGTCAACTCCTGGGCCTACGCCCGGCAGCCGCTGCCCGAGGCCGGGGGCACGGCGCGCTGGCTGTGCACCCGGGCGGAGACCTGGCGGGGGGCGGGGAGCCGGGTCATCGCGCAGTTCCAGGCCCCGTCCGCCCGTCCGGCGGCGCCGGGCGCGGTCGCGGCGCGGGGCGAGGACGCGCCGGAGTGCGGGGCGCGGACGCCCCGGGTGCTGGCGGGCGTGCTGTGGCAGTCGCCGGGCGGGCGGTGGTACGTCCTGGCGGCGGGCAGCGAGCAGTTCGCCTCGCTGTCCACCTCGGGCGGGGTGACGGGGAGCGCCCCGGGGCGGCTGCTCGCGGTGCCCGCCGCCGAAGGGGTCCGGCCCCGGCTCGACGGACGGCTGAAGGACGGCAGCCGGGTGGGCGCGCTGCACTGAGCGGCCACCCCGGCTTCCGGAACCGGGAATTCGGCGCACGCCCCTGTTCCCCGGGCTTACCGCTCAGTATTTTGACAACATGTCTAACACGCAGCCAGCGGCGGTCGCGGCGGAGCGGACCGCCCTCAAGGCCCGCCGGGTCAGCTTCGCCTGGGACCGGACCCCCTTGCACTGGGTGCCGGGCGATCCGTTCACCACGCACACCATCAACGTGCTCCACCTCCTGCTGCCCGCCGGGGAGCGCTGGTTCATCCACGTCTACCGCCAGGTGCTCCCGTACATCCACGACGAGGAGCTGCGCCAGGACGTCATCGGCTTCATCGGCCAGGAGGCGATGCACTCCCAGGCCCACGACGACGTGCTCCCGCACCTCAAGGAGCTGGGGCTCGACCCGACGCCGTACACCGCGCAGGTCGACTGGCTCTTCGAGAAGCTGCTCGGCGACCGGACGCTGCCGCCGGGCCGGGCGCGGACCTGGTGGCTGAAGGAGCGGGTGGCGACGATCGCGGCGATCGAGCACTACACCGCCTTCCTCGGCGACTGGATACTCAACGCCGACGAGCTGGACCGGCGCGGGGCCGACCCGACCATGCTGGACCTGCTGCGCTGGCACGGCGCCGAGGAGGTCGAGCACCGCTCGGTCGCCTTCGACGTGTTCATGCACGTCGACGGCGGCTACCGGCGGCGGGTGCGGACCTGGGCGACGGCGTTCTCCGCGCTGCTCTTCCTCTGGCAGCGCGGCACCCGGTTCTTCATGGAGAACGACCCGAGCCTGCTGGACGGCAAGGCGTCCTTCGGGCAGTTCTACCGCAGCGGCCGGCACGGCACCCTGCCCAGCACCCCGTCGATCCTGCGC
Proteins encoded in this window:
- a CDS encoding carboxymuconolactone decarboxylase family protein, producing the protein MPATAFPDHTLESAPAAAKSGLTAIAQKQGFLPSAAARMATSPEVLSGFLRLNALFEATTLDRLSREVLSMTMATRNDCHVCVAIHTGILTALDAEPALIAALREGIPLPDERLEALRRFTLAVLAANGAVDDAAIEAFTAHGYTARNALEVTLGIATYTLSTFANRMTGAPVDGPLARFA
- a CDS encoding MarR family winged helix-turn-helix transcriptional regulator; the encoded protein is MAERVGGRGEVRPGEVGRGFELPLLLFAGFRTVIDALHRELAEQGHPDMRPAYGYALQAVGVEGATASEIGRRLGVSKQAAGKTVDRLESLGYVERADDPADGRRKLVLLTARGIDVLRRSAEGFDRLRAEWVRTLGAERVRALEDDLRAMAPDGAFRLDVAAWFNG
- a CDS encoding metal-dependent hydrolase; amino-acid sequence: MSNTQPAAVAAERTALKARRVSFAWDRTPLHWVPGDPFTTHTINVLHLLLPAGERWFIHVYRQVLPYIHDEELRQDVIGFIGQEAMHSQAHDDVLPHLKELGLDPTPYTAQVDWLFEKLLGDRTLPPGRARTWWLKERVATIAAIEHYTAFLGDWILNADELDRRGADPTMLDLLRWHGAEEVEHRSVAFDVFMHVDGGYRRRVRTWATAFSALLFLWQRGTRFFMENDPSLLDGKASFGQFYRSGRHGTLPSTPSILRSVPRYLSRTYHPSQEGSTAQAVDYLTRSPAAVAAEARTTEAR
- a CDS encoding alpha-L-fucosidase — encoded protein: MARHTQVLSALALAAAAALIPVTATAHQAAPGPSAAAGACRGPVKPASQMTVEDCDSPARIIEKAANVVPTAGQLAWQQREVTAFTHFGMNTFTGREWGSGTEDEKLFAPDAIDADQWMRAYKAAGAEQVMLTVKHHDGFVLYPSRYTDHSVALSPGNPDVVAAYVKAARKAGLKVGFYLSPSDGAELPHAWHAEWVEKIRAKEAAGQALSLPERMALEDGDRAPAGQGRFGNGSPVTARTIPTLVPGDDRAARVKSGRLPSFQVRADDYDAYYLNQLYEIFTQYGPVEELWLDGANPWSGSGITQKYDVKQWFDMVKALSPDTVVFQGPQGVRWVGNENGTARETEWSVTPHVTDPWTGLGSLPNDSTDPDIGSRARLLGPEINYLQWYPAEADVSNRPGWFYHENEQPKTAAQLMDLYEKSVGRNASLLLNVPPAPDGRIAAEDVSRLTAFGADVRRIYGTDVRAHGPGPYTFDRVAVREDIRHGQRVEKFAVEVRVNGAWQRIAEGTTIGHERILPLPGAVTATAVRVKVLESRAKPHLGATTLHLTSS